A portion of the Paenibacillus hamazuiensis genome contains these proteins:
- a CDS encoding FecCD family ABC transporter permease, producing the protein MAKENQRSIPFVYKLLAGIIGLIGMFAVAMLSGAAEVAVKDIALAMFTDASGDKISMIRDIRLPREIAAVFVGSALAVSGAIMQGITRNPLADPGLLGLTAGAGAALAAAMAFAPTLNYFALTLVCFTGAAIGAILVFGIGAMKKGGLSPIRIVLAGAAVSTFLYAVSEGIGILFKISKDVSMWTAGGLIGTTWGQLQVIVPFITLGIAISLLLSRQLTILSLSEEVAAGLGQKIKQIRSVLIAVIILLAGASVALVGNLAFIGLMVPHIVRAIVGTDYRFIIPMSAVSGAVLMLFADTLGRTVNSPYEAPVAAIVAMMGLPFFLLIARKGGKTFS; encoded by the coding sequence ATGGCGAAAGAAAATCAACGTTCCATTCCGTTTGTATATAAGCTGCTTGCCGGAATCATCGGGCTCATCGGCATGTTCGCCGTGGCGATGCTGTCGGGGGCTGCGGAGGTTGCGGTCAAGGATATCGCGCTCGCCATGTTTACCGATGCTTCCGGGGATAAAATTTCCATGATCCGCGACATTCGCTTGCCCAGGGAAATCGCGGCTGTTTTCGTCGGGTCGGCACTGGCCGTCTCCGGGGCCATCATGCAGGGAATCACGAGAAACCCGCTGGCCGATCCGGGACTGCTCGGGCTGACGGCGGGCGCCGGCGCTGCGCTTGCTGCGGCGATGGCGTTTGCTCCGACGCTGAACTACTTCGCGCTTACGCTTGTCTGTTTTACCGGGGCCGCCATCGGGGCCATCCTCGTTTTCGGCATCGGCGCGATGAAAAAAGGCGGCTTGTCCCCGATCCGGATCGTGCTGGCCGGGGCCGCCGTGTCCACGTTTCTTTATGCGGTTTCCGAAGGTATCGGCATCTTGTTTAAAATATCCAAAGATGTGTCCATGTGGACGGCGGGGGGACTCATCGGCACCACCTGGGGCCAGCTTCAAGTGATCGTCCCTTTTATAACGCTGGGGATCGCGATCTCTCTGCTCCTCTCCAGACAACTCACCATTCTGAGCCTGAGCGAAGAAGTCGCTGCCGGGCTGGGGCAAAAGATTAAGCAAATCCGGTCGGTTCTCATTGCCGTCATCATTCTGCTCGCCGGGGCCTCGGTGGCGCTGGTCGGGAATTTGGCTTTCATCGGATTGATGGTTCCGCATATCGTGCGCGCGATCGTCGGTACGGATTACCGCTTCATCATCCCGATGTCGGCCGTTTCGGGCGCGGTCCTGATGCTTTTTGCCGATACGCTCGGCCGTACCGTCAATTCGCCTTATGAAGCACCGGTGGCGGCAATTGTCGCCATGATGGGGCTGCCTTTTTTCCTGCTGATCGCGCGCAAAGGGGGTAAAACCTTCTCATGA
- a CDS encoding FecCD family ABC transporter permease, translating into MIPRALIRKQRAIVLALFTLIAIIIVIGAGTGYSSLSYNRLIPTLLGQGTFKEEFVLFSLRLPRICITLLAGMALALSGSILQGITRNDLADPGMVGINSGAGVAVAVFFLFIPIEAGTFAYLLPLAAFAGALVTACLIYLFSYSKKDGLQPFKLILIGVGFSLALSGTMIVLISSADYHKVDFIAKWLSGNIWGDDWKFVWAVLPWMALLIPFALYKAARLNLLQLGDPAAIGVGVSVQRERIVLLLAAVALAASVVSVTGGIAFVGLMAPHLAKALIGPRHQLFIPIAILIGGFLLLLADTIGRNAADPDGIPAGIVVALIGAPYFIFLLFKK; encoded by the coding sequence ATGATCCCCCGGGCTCTTATCCGAAAACAGCGAGCCATTGTGCTGGCCTTATTCACGCTTATCGCTATCATCATCGTTATCGGGGCGGGGACGGGTTACTCCTCGCTTTCCTATAACCGGCTGATTCCCACCCTGCTTGGTCAGGGAACGTTTAAGGAGGAATTCGTGCTGTTTTCGCTCCGGCTGCCGCGGATATGCATAACGCTGCTGGCCGGCATGGCGCTGGCCCTCTCCGGTTCTATCCTGCAGGGAATTACAAGGAACGATCTGGCCGACCCCGGCATGGTCGGCATCAACTCAGGAGCAGGCGTAGCTGTGGCCGTCTTTTTCCTGTTTATCCCGATAGAGGCCGGCACATTCGCCTATTTGCTGCCGCTCGCCGCATTCGCCGGCGCGCTGGTCACGGCCTGCCTCATTTATTTATTTTCATACAGCAAAAAAGACGGCCTCCAGCCGTTCAAACTCATTCTCATCGGCGTCGGCTTCTCCCTTGCTCTTTCCGGGACGATGATCGTGCTGATTTCCTCCGCGGATTATCATAAGGTCGATTTTATTGCGAAATGGCTGTCCGGCAACATTTGGGGCGACGACTGGAAGTTCGTTTGGGCGGTACTGCCATGGATGGCTCTGCTGATTCCTTTTGCTTTGTACAAGGCAGCCCGGCTTAACCTTCTGCAGCTGGGCGACCCTGCAGCCATAGGTGTCGGCGTATCGGTCCAAAGAGAGCGCATCGTGCTGCTGCTTGCCGCCGTCGCCTTGGCCGCTTCGGTCGTTTCGGTAACCGGAGGCATAGCGTTTGTCGGATTAATGGCCCCGCATCTTGCCAAAGCGCTGATCGGTCCCCGGCACCAGCTCTTTATCCCGATCGCCATTCTGATCGGCGGCTTTCTGTTATTGCTTGCCGATACGATCGGACGCAACGCGGCCGACCCCGACGGCATTCCCGCAGGTATTGTCGTCGCGTTGATCGGCGCGCCTTATTTTATTTTCCTTCTTTTTAAAAAATAA